ATTAGAAGACGTTTTGATCGTTTTGAACCGTAACATAACGGTTGCTTTCTGCGCGAaaaggatttatttaaatggttacatatgttttttttaaatactcattcctatttttctctttcacacaTTTTACAGTACATTGGATGTTTGGAGATAAAGGCTTCCATGAAAAAACTCGATTTTCCAACACGATCACAGGTGGCAAAGTGAGTAAATCGATTTGTATTTCGATTGAAGAATCATTTTTGATCcacgttaaaaaaatatgtacttACACAGAGAATGCATTAACCGGGTGTGTGAAGCGGCCAGTCTGAAAAGCTCCAAAAAGCGAAGGGTCGACAAGCGCGTCCTACAATGCATATCCGATACGCCCGATATGGAGCATGCCGGTACAAACGTGACGCTAACGGTTTCTAGCAAATATCTGTCGCTGATAAACGTGGACACGGGCGACATCATCGCCAAGCATGACATGCCGAGAATATCGTTTGCTTCCGGTGGTGATACGGTACGTTTAAGAACAGAAGTAATAACCTGCTGCTGTTAGAGATatgataatgaaattttccttctACATACACCGCAGGATACGCTCGATTTCGTGGCATACGTAGCGAAAGATCTGAACGAATGGAGAGCTTGTTATGTACTGGAGTGCGGTGGTAGTCTAACGCAAGATTTAATCGCAACCGTCGGTCAAGCGTTCGAGCTACGGTATAAAGAGTTCTTTAAGCAACctgaaacgcaaaacaaatttcGCGAGCTAACGCGCTCGGACAAAGAGTACTACAACGACCTGCCGGACAAGATGCCGCCGGATCTGCTGACGGAGAACGATCACCATTCGTCCTCGCAGTCACATAGTTCCTCCAGCACAAAGGTATGTTTGAATCTGTTGTTGCAGCTCACACGCAGCTaacgtttaaaatattttctaatacAGCAAACTCGGGAACGGATACCAAGCAATTTGATTGACCTGAATACACCGCTACCGTGTCACGATTATGTGAACGATAAGCATGCGAATGCCTCCAACAACACGCACAGCAATAAGTCAATATCTTCCACCTCGATCGTAAAAGATGTATTTGATATGCGTAAGTAAATGAAAACGTAgttgtttcttttaactcTCGTCTCTCATTAACTAAATTGTCTTCTTTAGAACCATTTACTATCTCGTCTGAGATCCAAAAGTCTCAGCTGCTCACAGAATCATGGTATCATGGTAGCATTAGCAGGGCACAGTCCGAACATCTGCTAAAAAATGATGGTGATTTCCTGGTACGTGAGTCGGCCGGTACACAAGGCCAGTACGTACTAACCGGCATGCAGAACAACTCACCGAAGCATCTGCTGCTGATAGATCCGGAAGGAATCGTAAGCTTATCCGTACAAAATGGCATCATCGGTTAGTGACTAATTGTTGCtgaaattcttcttttttacagGTACGAACCAAAGATCGAGTCTTCGATAGTATAAGTCATCTTATCAACTTTCACTGGACTAACTCTCTGCCGATCATTTCCGCAGAAAGTGCACTTTTACTCCGGCATCCGATCTTGCGGACGACCGATCTACTGTCGAAAGCCAAACAGGCTCACCTAAATTTGCAGTAGTGCAATTTGCAGACGTGAGCAAAGTGCAGCAAATTGGATTGTTAATTGATAACATACAACGCAAACAAGGGAAGCAGGCTGCAGTATGCGTTACCTGCTTCCGGAAAAGAAGTTAACCAAGCAGAAGTTAAGGAGAAGGGTATAACAGGAACAAAACCACTTTGAACGGTGAGTTTTTGGTAGAGGAAAGGACCTGTTTTGGTAATGCGAAACTCAAACGAACATGATCTATTTTTTCGTGTTTAGTTGGGTAATGTTTTTAGCATATCTATGTTATTATAACCGCAAGCAAGCGGCATAATattaccaaaaagaaaaaaaagaaacaaaatcaagaaCTAAAGCAAATTCAGATGGTTTGAGCACAGCTAACAGTTAGAGTGAAACAAATTGCATTAGGCGATTGTTTCCAAAAGGGTTAGACATAAGATGAAAAGTGAATATAAAGTGAATTAGCTCGCCTATATCTATATACACTTACAAATATATTCACATACACAAAATGATatgcagcgaaaaaaaaccactgcaCTGTGTTGCAAATTAAAAGGGTTTTGATTCTGAGAATGAATGAATCACTACTTTTCCTTACAACTCAACTTCTAACTATATAGCAAGGGTTTGGCGATACtgaacgtattttttttactaaggaggattaaaaacaaatacacaaataTCTCCTAGTAATATCCAAAACTGTATCATAATCCTTTAGTGCGGAAAATGTATTAGCAGGTGCTAAGGAAGGGAGTAAAGATGCAAAATGAAAGAGTATAGAAAATTGCCATGAATAGGAAGATTAGAACGTTGTTTGCGGGGGGGTACCAAGGGTAAGTGATCGGTAGAAAATGATCCTCAACCATATTCTAACTGCTAGCAGGAGGTAACATGGACACGagcaaggaaacaaaacaagcacatAACAAACGAAAAGTGTGATCAAAAAGTTATATTAAACATGTATTGCACTCTTAGTCAACGGCAGAAAAGAAGCCAAATGAGATATTCTGATTGTAGTTTGTAGACGACAAAAGTAAACAATCCCCAGAGAGaaaccgagagagagagagagcatgtGAGCAAACGAGTGAGGTTGTATGCACGCAAAATTAGAACGACAGTCAGCGCTTCCACATGGCAGCGAGATAAGGAACACGAAGGGACAATGGATTTATCAACCTCTAATGCACGCGCAacaaatttacacaaaacaagTATCTTGTATTACGTACGTGcatatatttatgtatattgAGCAAACGACATTGCTCTACTAGTGAATGGCGGTTGAAGTAGTCcggaagaaaaaatgaaatta
The DNA window shown above is from Anopheles funestus chromosome 3RL, idAnoFuneDA-416_04, whole genome shotgun sequence and carries:
- the LOC125767495 gene encoding SHC-transforming protein 4, encoding MPRNGEASSGLDKGVSSSKTAPEWLHPDHVIMNEGVTFDVRYIGCLEIKASMKKLDFPTRSQVAKECINRVCEAASLKSSKKRRVDKRVLQCISDTPDMEHAGTNVTLTVSSKYLSLINVDTGDIIAKHDMPRISFASGGDTDTLDFVAYVAKDLNEWRACYVLECGGSLTQDLIATVGQAFELRYKEFFKQPETQNKFRELTRSDKEYYNDLPDKMPPDLLTENDHHSSSQSHSSSSTKQTRERIPSNLIDLNTPLPCHDYVNDKHANASNNTHSNKSISSTSIVKDVFDMQPFTISSEIQKSQLLTESWYHGSISRAQSEHLLKNDGDFLVRESAGTQGQYVLTGMQNNSPKHLLLIDPEGIVRTKDRVFDSISHLINFHWTNSLPIISAESALLLRHPILRTTDLLSKAKQAHLNLQ